In the Methanofervidicoccus abyssi genome, ATATTTAAATACATAGATATATAGGATGTTAATATAGCTAACTCAAATATATAAAATTTACTATCAACTATAGTTAAAAAAATATATAAAATATTAATAAAGAATGTTAGTTATACTAACACTGGATCGATGTTAGTGACATCCATGCCAGAGCATATCCTATCAGGAATCAAGGCCATAGTGGCAATGAAACTTAGAAGGGAGGGGAAATTACAGAAGGAAATAGCAGAATATCTAAATACAAATAGAGCTGAGATCTCCCACTATCTACAGGGAAGGCATCCATCAAAAAGGGTCTTGAAAGTGTCTGAAGAGATCTTAAAATTACCTCCTCAGTATGCAGTAATGATTATAAACTCCCTCAGTAATGATAAAGAAATCACATCGAGGATAATCAAGGTGTTATACAACACCAGGGTAGAGGTAGAAAAGGATAAGTGTATCTTCTGTGGAGAATGTTTAGAATGTCCCTACAAAGCTATAGAGAGGGACAGTAGTGGTACAGTTGTTGTTAATAGCAACAGATGTAGAGTATGTGGGAGATGTATATCTCTATGTCCAACAGATGCCTTGAAATTAGTATTTCTAAATAACAACAAATTGGGGGAATAAAATGACATTGGTAAAGAAAAAGTTTATTGAAGTAAAAAAGGAAAAATTAGGCAAAGATTTTAAGATAATAAGGGAAGGATCTGTTGAAAAGAGAGTGCTCTACTGGAGTGATGACTACTGTGTTGGCTGTGGTATCTGTGAAGATATCTGTCCAGTTGGGGCTATAGAGATGGGTCCCTTAGGTGCTATCTTTAAAGGTGTAGTGGATGCTCCAAAGTTAGATGTGGATAGTTCAAAGTGTGTACTCTGTGGCATGTGTGCAGCTGTATGTCCTTTTAACGCTATGGACTTGGAGATAAACGGTACTTCCATAAAGAAACTTCCACAGTTTCCAAAGATTAAAAGGGATATCACTATAAATCAGGATGTATGTGTCCTATGTAAGCAGTGTGAAGTGGTATGTCCCCAAGCTACCATCCATGTTGAAAGAGAAGTTCCTGAGAGAAAAACCCTGGTTTTAGGGGAGATATCCATCAACAAAGATCTCTGTGTATTCTGTGGAATATGTGCAGATTATTGTCCAGCAGATGCTATAAAATTGATACCTAACGAGGAAACCCCACTAACTTTGAACCCCTATAAGGATATAGTAATAGATACAGAAGTCTGTGTATACTGTAAGGTGTGTGAAAAAGCCTGTCCCCATGGAGCTATAGAAGTGATATGTTATAAGTGTCCCCTTGTAAAGAGGATAAAGACACCTGAGATACATAAAGAGATAAAAGGAAAAGTTGTTGTAGATAAAGACTTCTGTGTTGCCTGTAGTTGGTGTGAAAAGGTATGTCCAGTAGATGCTATAAAGGTGGAGAAGCCATTTGAAGGGAAGTTGATTATAAAAGAGGAACTTTGTAGTGGTTGTGGAGCATGTGTCGCTATATGTCCATGTAATGCATTGGCATTCCCAGAACCAAAGGAACAGGGGGAGAAGGTTCCGAAGTTGGTTGTAAATCAGGATGTATGTATCCTCTGTGGTGCTTGTACCAAGGCATGTCCTGCAGGTGCATTGGAAGTTAAGAGAACAAAGGGAAATATGACAGATACCAAGATACTTGCATGGAAGAAGGCATTTGATAAGTTGTTAAATTAAAAAGTCATAGGTGATCTTATGTATAAGTTAGAGGTGTATCCGGAGAAATGCCACGGATGTGGAAACTGTGTTATAGCATGTCCTGTAAATGCCAGAGATCCCAACGTATTTGGAGGAAAAGGTCCAGAAGACGACAGTAAAGTTGTAATGAGGATTATAAATGGAGTTGTTACCATTATCAACGGCGATCTATGTAAAGGATGTGGAGCATGTGTGGAAGCC is a window encoding:
- a CDS encoding 4Fe-4S binding protein, encoding MPEHILSGIKAIVAMKLRREGKLQKEIAEYLNTNRAEISHYLQGRHPSKRVLKVSEEILKLPPQYAVMIINSLSNDKEITSRIIKVLYNTRVEVEKDKCIFCGECLECPYKAIERDSSGTVVVNSNRCRVCGRCISLCPTDALKLVFLNNNKLGE
- the fwdF gene encoding tungsten-dependent formylmethanofuran dehydrogenase subunit FwdF; this encodes MTLVKKKFIEVKKEKLGKDFKIIREGSVEKRVLYWSDDYCVGCGICEDICPVGAIEMGPLGAIFKGVVDAPKLDVDSSKCVLCGMCAAVCPFNAMDLEINGTSIKKLPQFPKIKRDITINQDVCVLCKQCEVVCPQATIHVEREVPERKTLVLGEISINKDLCVFCGICADYCPADAIKLIPNEETPLTLNPYKDIVIDTEVCVYCKVCEKACPHGAIEVICYKCPLVKRIKTPEIHKEIKGKVVVDKDFCVACSWCEKVCPVDAIKVEKPFEGKLIIKEELCSGCGACVAICPCNALAFPEPKEQGEKVPKLVVNQDVCILCGACTKACPAGALEVKRTKGNMTDTKILAWKKAFDKLLN
- a CDS encoding 4Fe-4S binding protein, encoding MYKLEVYPEKCHGCGNCVIACPVNARDPNVFGGKGPEDDSKVVMRIINGVVTIINGDLCKGCGACVEACPVDAIKLIVE